TTTCAGACCTTCCTGTCAGTCATACCTTCATCACTCTGCATACTCCCTCTTCCTTTGCAGAAGTCTCTCCTTCTCTGAGTCTTATCCTTCTACTTACTGTTAAATTGAgtttctatgtgtgtttcttaCATTGTGTGTGCCACAAGGATTATCAGTGTACAAAATCCACCCTCATCCTTAAGCTTAGCAGCGGTGTgtgagtgtcctgtgtgtgcattGTTGTAGCTAGAATGCCACTAGAAACCAGCAGAATCAAGCTATTCTAGGGCatcaactattatttttttttcaaagtttattcACATAAAGTTTAATCGGTCAAGTTaatgaaaatatcaaaaattttGAGTTAGTTATGGCAGCAGAAATGTAAGTTTTGTTGTAGATAACACACATTTGGCATTTCTGTCGAGAAGCTATGCTGCCGAGAGAGCAATTGCATTAAACCTTAACTCATCGGGGTCACGCTCCATGAACTTCTTGCACACTTCTATGGCATCCTCTAACAACGTCTCATCACTAGTTTTCCCGTGGTTGATTGGAAATGGTTTTCGTCCATCTAATTCATAGAGATGCCCATCTACATGAACTAATGCAATAAAATGAAGATCTACTTTCTCATCTATACTTGGTGCCTCAGTCTGACCTTCATGTGCACTGGTCTCATGAGTAACTCGAATAGCGTCATAGTTCTCCAGGTACTTGGCTCTTTCTTCAGGGCTCATTGACACAGACTCCTCCAGGAAATTTTTCAAGGTTGATCCAGATTCGAAGTGCATCTTGTCCTTGTTGTTTGCAATGGCGTGGATTAACCCTATTGTCCCGCAGGCGTTGCTGATGGTTTGCTTCATGAAATACACTGATCTATTAGCAGAAATATCCACAATTCAAGATTGGGGAATACTTATGTGTTGTTATGATGACCATCAAATGTTAATTTATATCCCACCTTAATCACAAAGAGCATCAACAACTCCGGACATAAAACTGGGCCTTCTCTGAGAGAGTGACATATCTTTTGAACCTAAGAATATCATTTTTATAAACCAGTCTATTTTCTCACAAACTAGTTGGTTTTCTTAAAACATGGAATTTCTATTTTACTATTTACTGAATTCACATTTGACATATAACTATGTCTCACATAAATGTTTTCAGTTTGCTACcataaatgttttgtggcatactattttaagatgtgttacatttgtttttttttttgttttttttttaattcatttatttattaaagatttctgtctcttccccgccaccgcctcccatttccctccccctcccccaattaagtctcccccccagcccgaaaagcaatcagggttccctgtcctgtgggaagtccaaggaacccccacctccatccaggtctagcaagttgagcatccaaactgcctaggctcccacaaagccagtgcgtgcagtcggatcagaaacccattgccattgttcttgagttctcagtagtcctcattgtccgctatgttcagagagtccggttttatcccaggattttccagacccaggccagctggccttggtgagttcccaatagaacatccccattgtctcaatgtgtgggtgcacccctcgcagtcctgagttccatgctcgtgctctctctctttctgctcctgatttggaccttgagatttcagtcctgtgctccaatttgggtctctgtctctgtctcctttcatcgcttgctgaaggttaatattcaggaggatgcctatatgtttttctttgggttctccttcttatttagcttctctaggatcactaattataagctcaatgtccttggtttatggctaaaaaccaaatatgagtgagtacatcccatgttcctctttttgggtctggcttacctcactcaggatagtgttttctatttccatccatttgtatgcaaaattcatgaagtccttgttttttattgctgagtagtactctaatatgtataaattccatactttcttcatccattcttccattgaagggcatctaggttgtttccaggttctggctatcacaaacaatgctcctatgaacattgtagagcatatgcttttgttgtatgataaggcctctcttgggtatattcccaagagtggtattgctgggtccaggggtaagttgatc
Above is a window of Microtus pennsylvanicus isolate mMicPen1 chromosome 6, mMicPen1.hap1, whole genome shotgun sequence DNA encoding:
- the LOC142852812 gene encoding ubiquitin carboxyl-terminal hydrolase isozyme L3-like translates to MKQTISNACGTIGLIHAIANNKDKMHFESGSTLKNFLEESVSMSPEERAKYLENYDAIRVTHETSAHEGQTEAPSIDEKVDLHFIALVHVDGHLYELDGRKPFPINHGKTSDETLLEDAIEVCKKFMERDPDELRFNAIALSAA